Proteins from one bacterium genomic window:
- the gyrA gene encoding DNA gyrase subunit A, with the protein MEEQNIGDVVPVDIEDEMRRSYMDYAMSTIISRALPDVTDGLKPVHRRCLYAMFDMGILHNRAHVKSARLVGEVMGKYHPHSDSAIYDTVVRLAQNFRMRYPLVDGQGNFGSVDGDPAAAPRYTEVRMRQIAEELLEDIHKGTVDFVPNYDNSLIEPTLLPAKFPNFLVNGSSGIAVGMATNVPPHNLCEVCDAVTHLIDFPDASIKDLMQFIQGPDYPTGGIILGTRGIREAYETGRGSITTRARAFIEPVNKGTKEAIIINEIPYIVNKSRLIEQIADLVKNRRIESISDLRDESDRNGMRIYIELKRGENAQIALNKLFKLTRLTENFGVIMLAIDKGIPKEMNLKQILKAYVEHRRQVIIRRTIFDLKKAKERAHILKGLVIALQSIDLVVKIIKESRTTNEASEALQRRLSLSEIQAKAILDMRLARLTGLERDKIISELEDIIKLIEHLQGILNNEQKVMDIIKNDMIQIKEKYGDKRRTQIVPQFEEMSAEDFIVDEEVVVSVTHRGYIKRTPTSIYRQQHRGGKGIQAMGTRDEDFVEKLFTATNHDIILLFSSGGKVYSLKVYEIPEFSRTARGMAIVNLIGLAGGDTIASCCRIRKFDEDKDIIFATAKGKAKRTALSEYVNARKTGVIAIKISEKDRLISAELVDDPSREILLFTRKGMSIRFNVQEVRQMGRNAQGVNGIRLRDKDEIVAMIALNSQDNILSATEKGYSKRTNVKEYRQQHRGGVGIIGHKVTKKTGNVVAALQLQEDEEIVVITSEGVLLRTTVSSISSYGRSTQGVKLMRVPTGHAVSGVAPVMEAEDDEPIIPDSGEQTELNV; encoded by the coding sequence ATGGAAGAGCAAAATATTGGTGATGTTGTACCGGTAGATATAGAAGACGAAATGCGCCGTAGCTATATGGATTATGCCATGAGCACGATCATCAGCAGGGCGCTGCCCGATGTTACCGACGGTCTTAAGCCGGTGCACCGCAGATGCCTATATGCCATGTTCGATATGGGCATACTTCATAACCGCGCGCATGTTAAATCGGCGAGGCTAGTTGGAGAGGTTATGGGTAAATACCATCCACACTCAGATTCCGCGATTTACGATACGGTTGTTCGACTTGCACAGAACTTCAGAATGCGCTATCCCCTGGTTGATGGCCAAGGTAATTTCGGCTCGGTCGATGGCGATCCTGCTGCGGCGCCGCGCTACACAGAAGTCCGTATGCGCCAGATTGCAGAGGAGTTGCTCGAAGACATCCATAAAGGAACAGTCGATTTCGTCCCAAACTATGATAATTCCCTTATCGAGCCTACTCTTCTTCCAGCCAAATTCCCGAACTTCCTTGTTAATGGAAGCTCTGGTATTGCAGTAGGCATGGCGACAAATGTGCCTCCACATAATCTTTGTGAAGTTTGCGATGCCGTTACACATCTTATCGACTTTCCCGATGCCTCTATTAAAGATCTCATGCAGTTCATTCAAGGCCCCGATTACCCAACCGGCGGCATCATACTTGGAACCAGGGGAATACGTGAAGCTTATGAAACTGGTAGAGGTTCAATAACCACTCGCGCACGCGCCTTCATCGAGCCTGTTAATAAAGGCACGAAAGAGGCAATAATAATTAACGAAATACCTTACATAGTAAACAAATCGAGGCTTATCGAGCAGATAGCCGATCTTGTTAAAAATCGCAGAATCGAGTCGATATCGGATCTACGCGACGAGTCCGATAGAAACGGAATGAGGATATATATCGAACTCAAACGAGGCGAAAACGCCCAAATAGCTTTAAATAAGCTATTCAAACTCACGCGGCTTACAGAAAATTTCGGCGTTATAATGCTAGCTATCGACAAGGGTATCCCGAAGGAGATGAACCTCAAGCAGATATTAAAAGCCTACGTTGAACACCGCAGACAGGTAATTATCCGCAGAACGATTTTCGATCTCAAGAAAGCCAAAGAGCGAGCACATATACTCAAAGGCCTAGTTATTGCGCTTCAAAGTATCGACTTAGTCGTTAAGATAATTAAAGAATCTCGCACAACGAACGAAGCCTCAGAAGCCTTACAAAGAAGACTCAGTCTTTCAGAAATTCAAGCTAAAGCTATTCTCGACATGCGTCTAGCAAGACTTACCGGCCTCGAACGCGATAAAATAATCTCCGAACTCGAAGACATAATTAAACTCATTGAACACCTTCAGGGCATTCTCAATAACGAGCAAAAGGTCATGGATATTATCAAGAACGACATGATTCAAATTAAAGAAAAATACGGCGATAAGCGTAGGACTCAAATAGTCCCTCAATTCGAAGAGATGTCCGCAGAGGATTTCATCGTCGATGAAGAGGTTGTCGTTTCTGTAACACATCGCGGTTATATCAAACGCACACCGACTAGTATCTATCGCCAACAACATCGTGGGGGCAAGGGTATTCAAGCTATGGGCACCCGCGATGAGGATTTTGTTGAGAAACTATTCACTGCAACCAACCACGATATTATTTTGCTATTCAGTTCCGGTGGCAAGGTCTATTCGCTAAAAGTATATGAAATCCCGGAATTTTCGAGAACAGCGCGCGGTATGGCAATTGTCAATCTGATTGGTCTCGCCGGTGGCGATACTATCGCAAGCTGCTGCCGCATTCGTAAATTCGATGAGGATAAGGATATTATTTTCGCGACGGCCAAGGGCAAAGCAAAGCGGACTGCTCTTTCCGAATATGTTAACGCACGCAAGACAGGCGTTATTGCAATAAAGATCAGTGAAAAAGACAGGCTTATCTCCGCAGAACTCGTAGATGATCCTTCGCGCGAAATACTTCTCTTTACCCGCAAGGGCATGAGCATAAGGTTCAATGTCCAAGAAGTCCGTCAGATGGGGCGTAACGCTCAAGGTGTAAATGGTATTCGCCTTCGTGACAAGGACGAAATAGTCGCGATGATAGCACTTAATTCCCAAGATAATATACTTTCAGCCACTGAAAAGGGATACAGCAAAAGGACAAATGTAAAAGAATATCGCCAACAACACAGAGGCGGAGTCGGTATTATCGGTCATAAAGTAACAAAAAAAACCGGCAATGTAGTGGCCGCGCTTCAACTCCAAGAAGACGAAGAGATTGTTGTTATAACCTCAGAGGGTGTGCTTTTGCGCACAACGGTTTCGAGTATCAGTAGTTATGGAAGATCTACGCAGGGCGTTAAGCTTATGCGCGTGCCTACCGGACATGCTGTTTCGGGTGTAGCACCTGTCATGGAAGCCGAAGACGATGAGCCCATTATTCCCGACTCCGGCGAACAAACAGAGTTGAATGTCTAA
- a CDS encoding MBL fold metallo-hydrolase, which yields MRVLSLASGSSGNSYYISAANTNILVDCGISALRAKNKLSEHGIDTSKIDGLFITHEHSDHIKGAFVLAKRFSLPVYMSFKTYSKTDIRPNIEDVHFFSAGAVFSKGNLDVLPFPVPHDAVDPVGFKFFSDEGDIVIATDTGKITNDLIEAADGIRALILESNHDELMLKNGPYPKYLKARIASEHGHLSNKEASEFLKNIDQDKLEALLFCHLSRSNNLPKLVMAKAKEAFAGDFRKTVVQIADQYLVRDFNL from the coding sequence ATGCGTGTTCTTTCCCTGGCGAGCGGATCTTCTGGCAATAGCTATTATATTTCCGCCGCGAACACAAATATTCTCGTCGATTGCGGTATATCTGCGCTCAGGGCAAAGAATAAGCTTTCTGAGCATGGAATTGACACTAGTAAGATAGATGGTCTTTTTATTACGCACGAACATAGTGACCACATTAAGGGTGCATTTGTTCTTGCAAAAAGGTTTTCTTTACCTGTCTATATGAGTTTTAAAACCTATTCCAAAACAGATATTAGACCCAATATCGAAGATGTTCATTTTTTCAGCGCAGGCGCGGTTTTTTCAAAAGGGAACCTCGACGTTTTACCATTTCCAGTTCCACACGATGCTGTCGATCCTGTGGGGTTTAAGTTTTTTTCCGATGAAGGCGATATTGTAATAGCAACTGATACCGGAAAGATAACGAATGACCTCATCGAGGCGGCTGATGGCATTCGTGCACTAATACTCGAATCGAACCACGACGAGTTAATGCTGAAGAATGGTCCCTATCCTAAATATTTAAAAGCACGAATAGCGAGTGAGCATGGCCATCTCTCTAATAAAGAAGCCTCGGAGTTTCTAAAGAATATTGATCAAGATAAACTCGAAGCGCTACTTTTTTGTCATCTTTCACGCTCGAATAATCTTCCGAAACTGGTTATGGCAAAGGCAAAGGAGGCCTTCGCCGGCGATTTCCGAAAAACCGTAGTTCAAATAGCGGATCAGTATTTGGTTAGGGATTTTAACCTTTAG
- a CDS encoding geranylgeranylglyceryl/heptaprenylglyceryl phosphate synthase: MTFIESWFDKQIKTKRGGVLLLLDPDKGTSEELGDLAVKAEEAGASAVLVGSSLLLGNGFEMAVREIKKRVNIPVFLFPGNGHQVTREADGILFLSLISGRNPRWLIEEQVESAPKIKAIGISTLPTAYILIESGRVTAVQFMSATVPIPRNKPDIVLAHAIAAEMMGSKAIFLEAGSGAEKPVPSEVISVVRSESDLPLIVGGGIRDFETAKRILSAGADFIVVGTQVEETGDISLIKEIAKITHEL, encoded by the coding sequence ATGACTTTTATTGAGAGTTGGTTCGATAAGCAAATAAAAACGAAGCGCGGTGGAGTTTTACTCCTTCTCGATCCAGATAAAGGAACATCTGAGGAGCTTGGAGATTTGGCTGTAAAGGCTGAGGAAGCAGGCGCAAGCGCTGTATTGGTGGGTAGCAGTTTACTTCTCGGCAACGGGTTCGAGATGGCAGTTCGCGAGATAAAAAAGCGTGTAAATATCCCGGTTTTTCTTTTTCCCGGCAATGGCCATCAGGTAACCAGAGAGGCTGACGGTATTCTCTTTTTATCGCTTATATCCGGGAGAAATCCGCGATGGCTTATTGAGGAGCAGGTCGAATCGGCACCGAAAATAAAGGCCATCGGTATATCGACTTTGCCGACAGCATACATACTTATCGAATCCGGGCGTGTGACGGCGGTTCAGTTCATGAGCGCCACTGTGCCAATTCCGCGCAATAAACCGGACATCGTCTTGGCACACGCAATAGCTGCAGAGATGATGGGTAGTAAGGCTATATTTCTTGAAGCTGGTAGCGGTGCAGAGAAACCTGTTCCGTCCGAGGTAATATCTGTGGTTCGTTCAGAAAGCGATCTTCCGTTGATAGTTGGTGGTGGGATTCGCGATTTTGAAACCGCAAAGCGAATTCTCTCCGCCGGCGCAGATTTTATTGTCGTTGGAACCCAAGTCGAAGAAACAGGGGATATTAGCCTCATAAAAGAGATTGCAAAAATAACCCACGAATTATAA
- a CDS encoding 3'-5' exonuclease, translated as MASTPIDKARFLVIDFEMTGLDPDKDVIIEVAALPVEGFCMGSEPGFYSEVEPERSVPADSKAVHGLSGKELAMAPPANQVLPEFVKLFHNRIIVGHNVAIDFGFLKRESKSVGILPPRRPIVDTMRLVGAIWPDKKHAGLDEVIRLLELKPPKNRHNALDDAHATADAFIRLVHRLKAEGKIYTVADLLKIGGV; from the coding sequence TTGGCAAGCACTCCTATCGATAAAGCGCGGTTTCTTGTAATTGATTTTGAGATGACCGGTCTCGATCCGGATAAAGATGTGATAATAGAGGTAGCGGCGCTTCCAGTCGAGGGTTTTTGTATGGGTTCTGAACCGGGATTCTATTCGGAAGTCGAACCGGAGCGTTCAGTGCCTGCGGATTCAAAGGCTGTCCATGGCCTCAGTGGTAAGGAGCTTGCGATGGCTCCTCCTGCCAATCAAGTTCTTCCTGAGTTCGTTAAACTTTTTCATAACAGGATAATAGTAGGCCACAATGTGGCTATTGATTTTGGATTTCTCAAGCGGGAATCCAAAAGCGTGGGCATTTTACCACCACGGAGGCCAATAGTCGATACCATGCGTCTTGTTGGTGCTATATGGCCAGATAAAAAGCACGCAGGTTTGGATGAGGTAATCAGGCTTTTGGAGCTAAAACCACCAAAAAACCGACACAATGCCCTCGACGACGCGCATGCTACTGCTGATGCCTTCATTCGCTTAGTTCATCGCCTAAAGGCTGAGGGGAAGATATATACTGTAGCCGATCTTCTCAAAATAGGAGGAGTATGA
- the alaS gene encoding alanine--tRNA ligase gives MDSRIVREKFLDYFKSKEHVVVSSSPLVPIGDPSLLFANAGMNQFKDYFLEKAIPSYPRAASAQKCMRVSGKHNDLEDVGHDGTHHTFFEMMGNWSFGDYFKRGAIEMAWELMTEGYGLDPERLWASIYKDDDEAERIWRKILPAERILRFGEKDNFWEMAEVGPCGPCSELHYDLGFGEGKKPNDPGGRFIEIWNLVFMQFFKDESGSITPLAKQHVDTGLGLERVVSILQGVKENYETDLFTPIISKIEEITAADFDNPEQKIPIRVIADHVRALVFAIADGALPGNEGRGYVLRRLLRRAARFSRRLGYHEPLLYELVAPLTDKMGEFYPELISKNEHIVRAIKSEEERFAQTLDVGIELFQNLADKAMKKGDRTIWGMDAFKLYDTYGFPLDLTELMASERGLVVDHKGFSKEMDKQRKRARGASLFDVVQEIGPGKWTILTEGADSKFIGYEKNEANVVARKYQTAADGRIRLILEETPFYAESGGQVGDTGRIEGDGWVLTIEDTKKDADSIIHIGTLKGNIGQSSEVFAKIDVDRRNAIRRNHTATHLLHFALRKVIGEHVHQGGSLVAPDRFRFDYTHFEAPTELQLRKIERIVNEVAIADIPVFARELAYKDALDAGAMALFGEKYGERVRMISIEPVSRELCGGTHIARTGEIGAFLIKSESSVGSGLRRIEAITGISVIDWANDVRDEKDELRAVLKAGQSSDLIEKARSLVAEGKRLEEMIEELEREKTGDTADSLLGKTVECPQGRFIVEQVSVAGRDILAQLVDEMKQRLDIGVVFLIANIDGKAAIAAGATPDMVQRGLSAGEIIRGAAGIMGGSGGGRPDFAQGGGRDMSLATEALSWVRDTLNKEFGVS, from the coding sequence ATGGACAGTAGAATTGTAAGAGAAAAATTCCTGGATTATTTTAAATCGAAAGAACACGTTGTGGTTTCCTCGAGTCCATTGGTGCCGATTGGAGACCCATCATTGCTTTTTGCCAATGCTGGAATGAACCAATTCAAGGATTATTTTCTGGAGAAAGCAATTCCTTCGTATCCCAGAGCTGCTTCGGCACAGAAATGTATGCGTGTTTCGGGTAAGCACAACGACCTTGAGGATGTAGGCCACGATGGCACTCACCATACTTTTTTCGAGATGATGGGTAATTGGTCGTTTGGGGATTATTTCAAGCGTGGAGCCATAGAGATGGCATGGGAATTGATGACCGAGGGATACGGTCTCGACCCTGAGAGGCTTTGGGCATCTATATACAAAGACGACGATGAAGCCGAGCGAATCTGGCGCAAGATTTTACCTGCAGAGCGAATACTCCGATTTGGGGAAAAGGATAATTTTTGGGAGATGGCCGAGGTTGGCCCTTGTGGACCATGTAGCGAGTTACATTATGATCTTGGTTTCGGCGAAGGGAAGAAACCAAACGACCCCGGTGGAAGATTTATCGAAATATGGAATCTGGTGTTCATGCAGTTTTTCAAAGATGAATCCGGTTCTATAACACCTCTTGCTAAACAACATGTGGACACAGGGCTTGGATTAGAGCGTGTGGTGTCGATTTTACAGGGGGTTAAGGAAAACTATGAAACGGACCTTTTCACACCGATAATCAGTAAAATCGAGGAAATAACCGCTGCAGATTTTGATAATCCTGAACAGAAAATACCGATTCGCGTGATTGCAGACCATGTTCGCGCGTTGGTATTCGCAATCGCAGATGGTGCTCTCCCCGGGAATGAGGGGCGAGGCTACGTTCTGCGGCGCCTTTTAAGGCGTGCGGCTAGGTTTTCCCGAAGACTCGGTTATCACGAGCCTCTTCTTTATGAACTTGTTGCACCGCTTACGGATAAAATGGGTGAGTTTTACCCTGAATTGATCTCAAAAAATGAACATATAGTTAGAGCGATAAAATCCGAGGAAGAGCGTTTCGCTCAAACTCTCGATGTTGGAATCGAGTTGTTCCAGAATCTCGCCGATAAAGCGATGAAAAAAGGCGACCGAACAATATGGGGGATGGATGCGTTTAAATTATATGATACTTATGGATTCCCGCTTGATCTCACCGAGCTTATGGCTTCGGAAAGGGGTCTTGTTGTCGATCATAAAGGTTTTTCCAAAGAGATGGATAAACAGCGCAAAAGGGCTCGAGGAGCCTCGCTTTTTGATGTTGTCCAAGAGATAGGTCCTGGGAAATGGACAATCCTTACTGAGGGCGCAGACTCGAAATTCATTGGTTACGAAAAGAATGAGGCTAATGTTGTAGCTAGAAAATACCAGACCGCTGCCGATGGCCGAATTCGCTTGATTCTCGAAGAAACACCGTTTTACGCCGAATCTGGTGGACAGGTTGGAGATACTGGTAGAATAGAGGGCGATGGTTGGGTGCTCACTATCGAGGACACGAAGAAGGATGCCGATTCCATCATCCATATCGGAACGCTTAAAGGCAATATAGGACAATCGAGCGAGGTCTTTGCTAAAATCGATGTCGATCGCAGGAATGCTATCCGCAGGAATCATACGGCGACGCATCTTTTGCATTTCGCTTTAAGAAAGGTTATCGGAGAACATGTCCATCAAGGGGGATCGCTTGTTGCGCCAGATAGGTTCCGCTTCGATTATACCCATTTTGAGGCACCGACAGAGCTTCAACTTAGGAAGATCGAACGCATTGTAAACGAGGTTGCGATAGCCGATATTCCGGTATTTGCTCGCGAGTTGGCATATAAAGATGCTCTAGATGCTGGAGCCATGGCGTTATTTGGCGAGAAATACGGCGAGCGTGTGCGCATGATATCGATTGAGCCAGTATCTCGCGAACTTTGTGGAGGAACTCATATTGCGAGAACAGGAGAGATAGGAGCTTTTCTTATTAAATCGGAAAGCTCTGTCGGAAGCGGGCTTCGCAGAATCGAGGCTATAACTGGAATATCCGTGATAGACTGGGCAAACGACGTTCGTGATGAAAAGGACGAGCTGAGGGCTGTTCTCAAGGCCGGTCAATCCTCCGACCTCATAGAAAAGGCGCGATCTTTGGTAGCTGAGGGCAAGCGTTTGGAAGAAATGATCGAGGAGTTGGAGCGAGAAAAAACCGGTGACACAGCGGATTCACTACTGGGAAAAACGGTCGAGTGTCCGCAGGGGCGGTTCATTGTTGAACAGGTTAGTGTTGCGGGAAGAGACATACTTGCCCAGCTTGTCGATGAGATGAAGCAACGCCTTGATATAGGTGTAGTTTTTCTTATCGCGAATATTGATGGTAAGGCTGCTATTGCTGCGGGCGCCACTCCGGACATGGTTCAGCGCGGGCTATCTGCGGGGGAGATCATTCGTGGAGCAGCGGGGATTATGGGTGGAAGCGGTGGCGGAAGGCCGGATTTTGCACAGGGAGGTGGCCGTGATATGTCATTAGCAACGGAAGCCCTGAGTTGGGTTAGAGATACTTTGAATAAAGAGTTTGGGGTAAGTTAG
- a CDS encoding insulinase family protein has protein sequence MLNKARKTILPNGIRVLTLPIKSRRGVAAGVWIDAGSRDDPLGQEGLCHLTEHMSFKGTPTRSALDIARELESVAASENGYTSQEETCYYIYLPAEQLHKGMNILGDMVSHASVDNKLFLKELSVVASEMSDVADTPSEIARDHFTSVVFGDHPLGKTILGYPMTVNNLCRDDVLEFINTNYVAPRIIVAAVGNIDHDYFCELTEKNFDIGTQASQKSRTSPKAMDYGKFRVVEKKTSQLSIYLGGRAFSFVDPMRYQMAILDIILGRGASSLLFHCLREEEGIGYRIFSFEEYFGDCGLWGIYASIDPKSIERFFQTVDSVFNKIIAGTAVAERFDETLRGVTGRIALENDSVGSLLARLVETELYLGRFISPDMTLAELSKITPEDIVELARSILDRDRISGVCYGPSKKLKIPCWLTPVKEK, from the coding sequence ATGCTAAATAAAGCCCGAAAGACAATTTTACCGAACGGCATTCGCGTTTTAACTCTACCCATTAAATCGCGGCGGGGTGTTGCCGCAGGAGTCTGGATAGATGCCGGAAGTCGTGACGATCCCCTTGGCCAAGAAGGCCTTTGCCACCTTACTGAACATATGTCCTTCAAGGGAACACCCACGCGAAGCGCTCTCGATATTGCGCGGGAACTGGAAAGTGTAGCCGCATCTGAGAATGGTTATACCTCTCAGGAGGAAACTTGCTATTATATCTATCTTCCAGCGGAACAACTCCACAAAGGAATGAACATTCTCGGCGACATGGTTTCGCATGCCTCGGTGGATAATAAACTCTTTTTAAAGGAACTTTCGGTTGTCGCAAGCGAGATGAGTGATGTCGCGGACACGCCATCGGAGATAGCGCGCGATCACTTCACTTCTGTTGTTTTCGGAGACCACCCGCTTGGAAAAACTATCCTCGGTTACCCAATGACCGTTAATAATCTATGCCGAGACGATGTTCTTGAATTTATAAACACAAATTACGTCGCTCCTCGAATAATTGTTGCTGCGGTCGGCAATATCGACCACGATTATTTTTGCGAGTTGACCGAGAAAAACTTCGACATCGGCACACAAGCCTCTCAAAAAAGTCGCACTTCTCCGAAAGCTATGGATTACGGCAAATTTCGTGTTGTTGAAAAGAAAACCTCACAGCTTTCAATATACCTCGGCGGAAGGGCTTTTTCCTTTGTTGACCCCATGCGCTATCAAATGGCAATTCTCGATATAATCCTAGGTAGAGGAGCTTCGAGCCTGCTTTTCCATTGTCTGCGCGAGGAGGAGGGTATTGGATATCGGATTTTTTCTTTTGAAGAATACTTCGGCGATTGCGGTCTCTGGGGCATTTATGCCAGTATCGACCCTAAAAGCATCGAACGCTTCTTCCAAACCGTCGATTCGGTTTTCAATAAGATAATCGCCGGGACCGCTGTAGCTGAGCGCTTCGATGAAACATTGAGAGGTGTCACAGGAAGAATCGCGCTGGAAAACGACTCTGTGGGTTCACTTCTTGCAAGGCTTGTCGAAACCGAGCTTTACCTTGGCAGATTTATCTCACCCGATATGACCCTTGCGGAATTATCTAAAATAACCCCGGAGGATATTGTTGAACTTGCGCGCAGTATCCTCGATAGGGATAGAATATCAGGTGTATGTTACGGCCCTTCGAAAAAGCTCAAAATCCCATGCTGGCTGACTCCGGTAAAGGAAAAATAG
- the dut gene encoding dUTP diphosphatase → MKQSLEVKCKILREGASIPKFMSDGSAGADLFACLPQPIFIEPGKWETIPIGISLAIPHGFEGEVRPRSGLARNFGITLLNAPGTIDSDYRGELMVILINHGEISFRVEDGDRIAQLLIKPVLHATFIRTDTLEESSRGDGGFGSTGIRG, encoded by the coding sequence GTGAAACAATCACTTGAAGTTAAATGCAAAATCCTCAGAGAAGGTGCTTCGATCCCCAAATTTATGAGCGATGGTTCCGCTGGTGCCGACCTTTTTGCCTGCCTACCACAACCCATTTTTATTGAACCAGGAAAATGGGAAACCATCCCGATTGGAATATCACTTGCGATTCCCCATGGATTTGAAGGTGAGGTGAGGCCACGAAGCGGTTTGGCGCGTAATTTTGGCATTACTTTACTTAACGCTCCGGGAACAATAGATTCAGATTATCGTGGTGAATTAATGGTTATTCTGATTAATCATGGTGAAATATCATTCCGAGTGGAAGATGGCGACCGAATAGCACAACTGCTAATTAAACCGGTTTTACATGCTACTTTCATTAGAACAGATACTCTTGAAGAATCTAGCCGTGGTGATGGCGGCTTTGGGTCCACGGGCATCCGAGGATAA
- a CDS encoding Zn-dependent exopeptidase M28: MRKMLNTLKKIAFERVGGTDSERKVFDILIDEVRTRGLEPHLEPFEISTFHRGEGNVVLESESPLKFAVNPIGLSGNADITANFRYIEPSNLPLADSCEGQIIILPERVSFRHYEHLARIGASAFIVVNPPGHKPGFQSLKSNFVDCYGKIPGAVIGYEAGLKLISNNKHKLHLQCQQEEFLGISHNLLVTIKGQKNDGEIFVCAHADSVAGSPGAVDNGAGCVEMLGIMGHFAKQPPKRTIHFCFFGSEELGLMGSQFYVKKHIDELNKIAIVFNLDVGGDIFGDNKAIITGDQNLANFIDSHNKLRGMGLRVTRSIYSSDNMPFARHGIPSVNFVRSGLGASLGHSSDDDLRNVDERSLRSLAEIALDYIISVANGIALPFERTIPNDIADEVEKYFIERFGLEK, encoded by the coding sequence ATGAGGAAAATGCTAAATACTTTGAAAAAAATAGCCTTCGAGCGAGTAGGCGGCACAGATTCAGAGCGCAAGGTTTTCGATATTCTTATCGATGAGGTTCGCACACGCGGCCTCGAGCCTCATCTTGAGCCCTTTGAGATTTCCACTTTTCATCGCGGTGAAGGCAATGTTGTCCTTGAAAGCGAATCTCCGCTCAAATTTGCTGTCAATCCAATCGGTCTTTCTGGTAATGCTGACATCACTGCGAACTTTCGATATATTGAACCTTCAAATCTGCCGTTGGCAGATTCTTGCGAGGGTCAGATTATTATTCTTCCCGAACGCGTTTCATTTAGGCATTATGAGCACCTTGCTCGTATTGGTGCGTCGGCGTTTATTGTTGTTAATCCACCCGGTCACAAGCCAGGATTTCAATCTCTAAAAAGCAACTTTGTAGATTGTTATGGCAAAATACCCGGGGCGGTCATAGGTTACGAAGCTGGTTTGAAGCTCATTTCCAATAATAAACACAAACTCCATCTGCAATGTCAGCAGGAGGAATTTCTTGGAATAAGTCATAATCTATTGGTTACCATCAAGGGACAAAAGAACGATGGAGAGATATTCGTCTGTGCACACGCTGATAGTGTTGCAGGTTCTCCGGGTGCTGTTGACAATGGCGCTGGTTGTGTCGAGATGCTCGGCATTATGGGGCATTTTGCCAAACAACCGCCTAAACGCACGATCCATTTCTGTTTTTTCGGAAGTGAGGAGCTTGGTCTCATGGGAAGCCAATTCTATGTAAAAAAGCACATCGACGAGCTTAACAAAATAGCCATAGTCTTCAATCTCGATGTGGGCGGCGATATTTTCGGTGATAATAAGGCTATTATCACTGGAGACCAGAACCTTGCTAACTTTATCGATTCTCACAATAAACTACGGGGTATGGGCCTTCGCGTAACGAGGTCTATTTATTCAAGTGACAACATGCCCTTCGCCCGTCATGGAATTCCTTCAGTGAACTTTGTGCGCTCGGGGCTCGGGGCATCACTCGGTCATTCCTCCGACGACGATCTTCGCAATGTCGATGAGCGCTCCTTAAGATCACTCGCTGAAATTGCCCTAGATTACATCATCTCGGTTGCAAATGGAATAGCCTTGCCTTTCGAGCGCACGATACCTAATGACATTGCCGATGAGGTAGAGAAATATTTCATCGAAAGGTTTGGTCTTGAAAAATAA